One window from the genome of Rariglobus hedericola encodes:
- a CDS encoding Rne/Rng family ribonuclease: MSDQPASPNNPSGSPAPRNYDEELTQPPEHHEPDPVNRDELKADAVTRSKDRPLLEKILSVFKKEKTSFRELIINSEPLEKRVALLVDGVLEKFEIERESDSRMVGGIYKGKIKNLDPGLKAAFVDIGYSKNAFLHYWDMLPAAADSSVEIVRVNKKKNAPPRPTEPTVKDIPGLYPPGSEIVIQVTKGPIGTKGPRTTTNLALPGRYLVLMPFSDQCGISRKIEDPKERARLKQMINELTIPEGMGVIVRTAGEGKKTRYFIRDLHIMLKKWEEIQRKMQSDRAPACLYQEPDLVERTVRDFLTEEVDRVLIDDEAGHKHTQDLVGQISKRSRSKIALYKDNIPIFERFNIERQIEQTFQRKVQLPSGGEIIIDETEALIAIDVNTGSHKNRGGEEKNVIYAVNLEAAVEAARQIRLRNLGGLIIIDFIDMKERRHRNGVYDKMIEAMSTDKAKNHILPISQLGILQMTRQRQQESLSSNLYTDCPYCRGRGIVKSATTMSVELQRKLSSIIRRLTGRNDGKDYSLRVMVHPSILERLRVEDADLLVRMEKLFGVKLAFRADPAYHQENYKIINAITGEEYR, translated from the coding sequence ATGAGCGATCAACCCGCCTCACCCAACAACCCGTCCGGCTCCCCGGCCCCCCGCAATTACGATGAGGAACTCACCCAGCCTCCCGAACATCACGAACCCGATCCCGTCAACCGCGACGAACTGAAGGCCGACGCCGTCACGCGTTCCAAAGACCGTCCCCTACTCGAGAAAATCCTCTCCGTTTTCAAGAAGGAGAAAACCTCCTTCCGCGAACTCATCATCAATTCCGAGCCCCTCGAAAAGCGCGTCGCGCTGCTCGTGGACGGCGTTCTGGAAAAGTTCGAAATCGAACGCGAGTCCGACAGCCGCATGGTTGGCGGCATCTACAAGGGCAAGATCAAGAACCTCGATCCCGGCCTCAAAGCCGCCTTTGTCGATATCGGTTACAGCAAAAACGCGTTCCTTCACTACTGGGACATGCTCCCGGCCGCCGCCGATTCCTCCGTGGAAATCGTCCGCGTTAACAAAAAGAAGAACGCCCCGCCGCGTCCCACCGAGCCGACCGTCAAGGACATCCCCGGCCTTTACCCGCCCGGCAGCGAGATCGTCATCCAAGTCACCAAGGGCCCCATCGGCACCAAGGGTCCGCGCACCACGACCAACCTCGCCCTCCCCGGCCGTTATCTGGTGCTCATGCCGTTCTCCGACCAGTGCGGCATCTCCCGCAAGATCGAGGACCCGAAGGAGCGCGCCCGTCTCAAGCAGATGATCAACGAGCTCACCATTCCGGAAGGCATGGGCGTGATCGTCCGCACCGCCGGCGAGGGCAAAAAGACCCGCTACTTCATCCGCGACCTCCACATCATGTTGAAGAAGTGGGAGGAGATTCAGCGCAAGATGCAGTCCGACCGCGCCCCCGCCTGCCTCTACCAGGAGCCCGATCTCGTTGAACGCACCGTGCGCGACTTCCTCACCGAGGAAGTGGACCGCGTGCTCATCGACGACGAAGCCGGCCACAAGCACACCCAGGACCTCGTAGGCCAGATCTCCAAGCGTTCGCGCAGCAAGATCGCCCTCTACAAGGACAACATCCCGATCTTCGAGCGCTTCAACATCGAGCGCCAGATCGAGCAGACCTTCCAGCGCAAGGTCCAGCTCCCCTCCGGCGGCGAAATCATCATCGACGAAACCGAGGCCTTGATCGCCATCGACGTGAACACCGGTTCACACAAGAACCGCGGCGGCGAAGAGAAAAACGTCATCTACGCCGTCAACCTGGAAGCCGCCGTCGAGGCCGCCCGCCAGATCCGCCTGCGCAATCTCGGCGGTCTCATCATCATCGACTTCATCGACATGAAGGAGCGCCGCCACCGCAACGGCGTTTACGACAAGATGATCGAGGCCATGTCCACCGACAAGGCCAAGAACCACATCCTGCCCATCAGCCAGCTCGGCATCCTCCAGATGACCCGCCAGCGCCAGCAAGAGTCGCTCTCGTCCAACCTCTACACCGACTGCCCTTACTGCCGTGGCCGTGGCATCGTGAAGAGTGCGACGACCATGTCGGTCGAGTTGCAGCGCAAGCTCAGCTCCATCATCCGCCGCCTCACCGGCCGCAACGATGGCAAGGACTACAGCCTCCGCGTGATGGTGCATCCGTCGATTCTCGAGCGCCTCCGCGTCGAAGATGCCGACCTCCTCGTGCGCATGGAAAAGCTGTTTGGCGTCAAATTGGCCTTCCGCGCCGATCCCGCCTACCACCAGGAAAACTACAAGATCATCAACGCCATCACCGGCGAAGAATACCGCTAA
- a CDS encoding Gfo/Idh/MocA family protein gives MKRIGLMGCGMVAQYGHIPAIQAVPGLILHAVFDPNEDNLRRTQEKFGIPHGFTDEEAFFKCGLDGVSITSPAPCHHANVLHAAAHGLPVLCEKPLATNRTEAEEMIAAMKTASASLYSGFCYRFSPCALKIRELVRDGAIGKVRSLRLIYNWSLHGKFTTDAAGNRIIQKRREDRMLEGGPMVDCGTHQIDLAGFWLGSPVRSFNAHGAWVDDYEAPDHMWVHLDHENGAHTVVEISYSYHHTAKNNRSEFTYELIGTGGVIRYNRETERFTMETGDGLQEFPFAPEKNFEGMYEEWARALESGASALLTTGEEGQRVVEIARQATDGVIASRHG, from the coding sequence ATGAAACGCATCGGACTGATGGGCTGCGGCATGGTCGCCCAGTATGGACATATTCCCGCGATCCAGGCGGTGCCGGGACTGATCTTGCACGCGGTCTTCGACCCGAACGAAGACAACCTGCGTCGGACGCAGGAGAAGTTTGGGATTCCACATGGATTCACCGACGAGGAGGCATTTTTCAAATGCGGGCTCGATGGTGTGAGCATCACCTCGCCCGCGCCGTGCCATCACGCCAACGTGCTCCACGCGGCTGCGCATGGATTGCCCGTGCTCTGCGAAAAACCGCTTGCGACTAACCGGACCGAGGCCGAGGAGATGATAGCTGCGATGAAGACGGCCAGCGCGTCGCTGTATTCAGGATTTTGTTACCGGTTCAGTCCGTGCGCGCTTAAGATTCGCGAATTGGTGCGTGACGGGGCCATCGGGAAGGTTCGCTCGCTGCGCCTGATCTACAACTGGTCGCTTCATGGCAAGTTCACTACGGATGCAGCCGGAAACCGGATCATCCAGAAGCGGCGCGAGGACCGCATGCTCGAAGGCGGGCCGATGGTGGATTGCGGCACGCACCAGATCGATCTCGCCGGTTTTTGGCTGGGCTCGCCGGTGCGTTCCTTCAACGCGCACGGTGCGTGGGTGGACGACTACGAGGCGCCCGATCACATGTGGGTGCATCTCGATCACGAGAACGGTGCGCACACGGTCGTGGAAATCAGCTACTCCTATCACCACACCGCGAAAAACAACCGGTCCGAGTTCACCTATGAACTGATCGGCACGGGAGGCGTGATCCGCTATAATCGGGAGACGGAACGTTTCACCATGGAGACGGGGGACGGCCTTCAGGAGTTCCCGTTCGCGCCGGAGAAGAACTTTGAGGGCATGTATGAAGAATGGGCGCGCGCGCTGGAAAGCGGGGCGTCCGCGTTGCTGACCACGGGCGAGGAAGGCCAGCGCGTGGTGGAGATCGCCCGACAGGCGACCGACGGCGTCATCGCCAGCCGGCACGGCTAG
- a CDS encoding sialate O-acetylesterase, whose amino-acid sequence MRYPSGWLLFLCLGALVRADVTPAVPFQDHAVLQQGRAIPVWGRAAVGEKITVTYSGTTSRTATAVAGADGRWRVDLPAIPASAQPATLTFVGKNTIKLNDILVGEVWLASGQSNMELGMGGLGGWGYFITNAVAEVAAANYPQIRELKMPPVSAETPQETGKGAWRVCTPATVGDFSAVAYYFARDLHQKLNVPVGIINAAWSGSPIEPFMTPASLAADPNGPGAIKAWKTKTADFPANKARYDAEKAAWDEAKAAAAKAGERFNKPGPRFPFGPGHKNVPSGSYNAMIHPVVPYALRGFIWYQGETNAGANQYRTFFPSLIAGWREVFAGGELPFYWVQLASWGANGDPDGLGIPTMREAQTQTLSVPKTGQALAIDIGDSTDIHPKNKLDVGRRLALLALHRTYGQKDVVDSGPIFAKVELNAGASGRVRVHFKDVAGGLKNSNAADKESVLGFEVAGKDKVFSAATARIENATAGTVLVTAPAGVTPPVYVRYAWRNDPKNTLVNTANLPAAPFRTDP is encoded by the coding sequence ATGCGTTACCCCTCGGGTTGGTTACTCTTTTTGTGTCTGGGTGCTTTGGTGCGTGCGGACGTCACTCCGGCGGTGCCGTTTCAAGACCACGCGGTGCTTCAGCAAGGCCGCGCGATTCCGGTGTGGGGCCGAGCGGCGGTGGGTGAAAAAATCACAGTGACCTACTCCGGCACTACGTCGCGCACGGCCACGGCGGTGGCGGGTGCGGATGGTCGCTGGCGTGTCGATCTGCCCGCGATTCCCGCGTCGGCGCAACCGGCCACGCTCACGTTTGTCGGAAAGAACACCATTAAGCTTAACGACATTCTCGTGGGCGAAGTGTGGCTCGCGTCCGGCCAGTCCAACATGGAACTCGGCATGGGCGGGCTCGGTGGTTGGGGCTACTTCATCACCAACGCGGTGGCCGAAGTGGCGGCGGCCAATTATCCGCAAATCCGCGAGCTCAAGATGCCGCCGGTGTCGGCCGAGACACCTCAGGAAACAGGGAAGGGAGCATGGCGCGTCTGCACTCCGGCCACCGTCGGTGATTTCAGCGCGGTGGCGTATTACTTTGCGCGCGATCTCCACCAAAAACTCAACGTCCCGGTCGGCATCATTAACGCCGCGTGGAGTGGTTCGCCGATCGAGCCCTTTATGACGCCTGCCTCGCTCGCCGCCGATCCCAACGGTCCCGGTGCGATCAAGGCGTGGAAAACCAAGACTGCGGATTTCCCCGCGAACAAAGCGCGCTACGACGCGGAAAAAGCCGCGTGGGACGAAGCCAAGGCCGCCGCGGCGAAAGCCGGCGAGCGCTTCAACAAACCGGGCCCGCGATTCCCGTTCGGTCCCGGCCACAAGAACGTTCCCTCCGGTTCCTACAACGCGATGATTCATCCGGTGGTGCCTTATGCGTTGCGTGGCTTCATCTGGTATCAGGGCGAGACCAACGCGGGTGCGAACCAATACCGCACGTTCTTCCCGTCGCTGATCGCGGGCTGGCGCGAGGTATTTGCCGGAGGGGAATTGCCGTTTTACTGGGTGCAGCTCGCCAGCTGGGGCGCCAACGGTGATCCGGACGGACTGGGTATTCCCACCATGCGCGAGGCGCAGACGCAGACCCTGTCCGTGCCGAAAACCGGCCAGGCGCTCGCCATCGACATCGGCGATTCCACGGACATTCACCCGAAGAACAAATTGGATGTCGGCCGTCGTCTCGCCTTGCTCGCGCTTCACCGCACCTACGGCCAAAAGGACGTTGTCGATTCCGGTCCGATCTTCGCGAAGGTTGAACTCAACGCCGGCGCATCCGGTCGTGTGCGCGTTCACTTCAAAGACGTGGCCGGCGGACTTAAAAACTCCAACGCAGCCGACAAGGAATCGGTTCTTGGTTTCGAAGTTGCGGGCAAGGACAAGGTCTTCAGTGCAGCCACGGCGCGCATCGAAAACGCCACGGCGGGAACCGTGCTGGTGACCGCGCCCGCCGGAGTGACGCCGCCTGTTTATGTGCGCTACGCCTGGCGCAACGATCCCAAGAACACCCTCGTCAACACGGCGAATCTTCCGGCCGCGCCATTCAGAACAGATCCGTGA